One Pyrus communis chromosome 4, drPyrComm1.1, whole genome shotgun sequence genomic region harbors:
- the LOC137731044 gene encoding uncharacterized protein, producing the protein MMPPELQPRFFRPNITPSASTSSLGNGSPNPSSSLNDSIFNNGGGPSRSLKNSRFSPSSFAHNARIAVALFPCAAFLLDLGGTPVIATLTLGLMVSYIVDALNFKSGAFFGVWFTLVFSQIAFFFSSSLLSTFTSFPLAALAAFLCAETNFLIGVWVSLQFKWIQIENPSIVLALERLLFACLPFAASSLFTWATISAVGMTNASYYLMSFSCLFYYLYSIPRISSFKTKQDSKYHGGEVPDDNLILTPLEGCIHTLYLLFFPLLFHIASHYNVVFSSAAAVSDLFLLFFIPFLFQLYASTRGALWWVTKNPNQLRGIQVMNGAVALVVVVICLEIRVVFHSFGRYIQVPPPLNYLLVTTAMLGGASGAGAYALGMISDAFSSMAFTALAVVVSVAGAIVVGFPILFLPLPSVAGFYLARFFTKKSVSSYFAFVVLGSLMVAWFVIHNFWDLNIWMAGMSLKSFCKLVIVNVVLAMSIPGLVLLPSKLHFLMEIGLIGHAFLVCHIENRFFNYSGIYFYGFEEDVMYPSYMVIVTTFVGLALVKRLSVDRRIGGKAVWVLTCLYSAKLAMLLISSKSVIWVSAILLLAVTPPLLLYKDKSRTASKMKAWQAYAHAGVVSLAVWFCRETIFEALQWWNGRPPSDGLLLGCCIVLTGLACVPIVALHFSHVLSAKRCLVLVVATGLLFILMQPPIPVSWTYRSDLIKAARQTSDDITIYGFVAQKPLWPSWLLIMAILLTLAAVTSVIPIKYMVELRVFYSIAMGIALGVYISTEYFLQTAFLHILIVVTMVSASVFAVFTHFPSASSTKLLPWVFALLVALFPVTYLLEGQVRIKNILGDSGFGDLGEEEKKLTTLFAVEGARTSLLGLYAAIFMLIALEIKFELASLMREKATERPGIRHSQSGESTSTSFASRMRFMQQRRSASVSSFTIKKMAAEGAWMPAVGNVATVMCFAICLILNVNLTGGSNRAIFFLAPILLLLNQDSDFVAGFGDKQRYFPVSVVISAYLVLTAIYSIWEDVWHGNAGWGLEIGGPDWFFAVKNLALLVLTFPSHILFNRFMWSFTKQTDSMPLITMPLNLPSIIITDVLKIRILGLLGIVYSLVQYLMSRQQYISGLKYI; encoded by the exons ATGATGCCGCCGGAGCTTCAGCCGCGGTTCTTCCGTCCGAACATCACCCCTTCGGCGAGCACTTCCTCCTTGGGCAACGGCTCCCCAAACCCTAGCTCCAGCCTCAACGACTCAATCTTCAACAATGGTGGCGGTCCTTCTAGATCTCTCAAGAACTCCCGATTCTCCCCCTCCTCCTTCGCCCACAACGCCCGAATCGCCGTTGCACTCTTCCCCTGCGCCGCCTTCCTCCTCGACCTCGGCGGTACACCGGTGATCGCAACCTTAACCTTAGGTCTCATGGTCTCCTACATCGTCGACGCCCTCAACTTCAAGTCCGGTGCCTTCTTCGGCGTCTGGTTCACCCTCGTCTTCTCCCAGATCGCCTTCTTCTTCAGCTCCTCCCTCCTCTCCACCTTCACCTCCTTTCCCCTAGCCGCCCTCGCCGCCTTCCTCTGCGCCGAGACCAATTTCCTCATCGGCGTCTGGGTCTCTCTccaattcaagtggattcaAATCGAGAACCCTTCAATCGTTCTCGCGCTCGAGCGCCTCCTCTTCGCCTGCCTCCCATTCGCCGCCTCCTCCCTCTTCACCTGGGCTACCATCTCCGCCGTAGGTATGACCAACGCTTCGTACTACCTCATGTCCTTCTCTTGCCTCTTCTATTACCTCTACTCAATTCCCCGCATCTCCTCCTTCAAAACCAAGCAAGACTCCAAGTACCACGGCGGTGAGGTCCCCGACGACAACCTCATCCTCACGCCACTGGAGGGTTGCATCCACACTCTTTATCTCCTCTTCTTCCCTCTCCTCTTCCACATTGCCTCTCACTACAACGTCGTTTTCTCTTCTGCCGCTGCAGTTTCCGATCTATTTCTCCTCTTCTTCATTCCATTTCTCTTCCAGCTCTATGCCTCGACCCGGGGCGCGCTTTGGTGGGTCACGAAGAATCCGAACCAACTGCGCGGCATTCAGGTGATGAATGGAGCTGTTGCACTGGTGGTTGTGGTGATATGTTTGGAAATTAGAGTCGTTTTCCATTCGTTTGGGCGGTACATTCAGGTGCCCCCGCCGTTGAATTACCTTTTGGTGACCACTGCAATGCTCGGAGGTGCATCTGGAGCGGGTGCTTATGCGTTGGGCATGATATCTGATGCTTTCAGCTCCATGGCTTTCACTGCTTTGGCTGTTGTAGTTAGTGTTGCTGGAGCTATCGTTGTCGGGTTTCCTATATTG TTCCTTCCACTGCCTTCAGTTGCCGGTTTCTATTTGGCTCGATTTTTCACAAAGAAGAGTGTTTCATCATATTTTGCTTTTGTTGTTCTTGGAAGCTTGATGGTGGCATGGTTTGTAATACATAATTTCTGGGATCTAAATATTTGGATGGCAGGAATGTCCCTGAAGTCCTTCTGCAAACTCGTAATTGTGAATGTTGTCTTGGCTATGTCTATTCCTGGTCTAGTACTACTTCCTTCAAAGCTTCACTTTTTGATGGAGATTGGGTTAATTGGCCATGCATTTCTCGTTTGCCACATTGAGAATCGATTTTTTAATTACTCTGGCATATACTTTTATGGTTTTGAGGAAGATGTAATGTACCCAAGCTACATGGTTATTGTGACAACATTTGTGGGTTTAGCTTTGGTGAAAAGACTATCTGTAGATCGTCGTATTGGTGGAAAGGCTGTTTGGGTTTTGACGTGCTTGTATTCAGCTAAGCTGGCTATGCTGCTTATTTCTTCCAAGTCTGTCATATGGGTGTCAGCTATTCTATTATTGGCTGTAACGCCACCATTGCTACTTTACAA GGATAAGTCAAGAACAGCCTCAAAAATGAAAGCTTGGCAAGCGTATGCACATGCAGGTGTGGTTTCCTTAGCAGTCTGGTTTTGCCGTGAAACAATCTTTGAAGCTCTACAGTGGTGGAATGGAAGACCCCCATCTGATGGCTTACTCTTGGGTTGCTGTATTGTTTTGACGGGCTTGGCTTGTGTACCAATTGTGGCTCTCCACTTCTCTCATGTCTTG TCTGCCAAGAGATGCCTAGTGCTGGTGGTGGCAACTGGATTGCTGTTTATCCTTATGCAACCACCTATTCCAGTATCATGGACGTACCGGTCTGACCTAATTAAAGCTGCTCGTCAGACTTCTGATGACATCACCATATATGGATTTGTGGCACAAAAACCTTTGTGGCCGTCATGGCTTCTTATTATGGCAATCCTACTGACTCTAGCAGCTGTTACATCTGTCATACCTATTAAATACATGGTTGAGTTGAGAGTATTTTACTCCATAGCTATGGGTATTGCTCTAGGTGTCTACATATCTACCGAGTACTTCCTTCAGACAGCTTTTTTACATATCCTCATAGTTGTAACCATGGTCTCTGCCTCGGTGTTTGCGGTTTTCACCCATTTTCCATCTGCCTCGAGTACGAAGCTGCTTCCTTGGGTATTTGCTTTACTGGTAGCTCTCTTTCCTGTTACCTATCTTTTGGAGGGCCAAGTGAGAATTAAAAACATCCTCGGAGATAGTGGATTTGGAGACTTGggtgaagaagagaagaagcTCACTACTCTATTTGCTGTTGAGGGGGCAAGGACATCCCTTCTCGGTCTTTATGCAGCAATATTTATGCTAATAGCGCTGGAGATAAAGTTTGAGCTTGCGTCGTTAATGAGGGAAAAGGCTACTGAAAGGCCTGGAATCAGGCACAGTCAATCCGGTGAAAGCACCTCTACTAGCTTTGCTTCAAGAATGAGATTCATGCAACAGCGTAGGTCTGCAAGTGTCTCATCATTCACAATCAAGAAAATGGCTGCTGAGGGAGCTTGGATGCCAGCAGTTGGTAATGTTGCAACTGTGATGTGCTTTGCTATATGCCTCATCCTGAATGTCAATCTCACTGGCGGCTCAAATCGTGCGATATTCTTTCTGGCACCAATTTTGCTGCTTCTCAACCAGGACTCTGATTTTGTTGCCGGATTTGGGGACAAGCAAAGGTATTTCCCTGTTTCAGTAGTGATATCGGCCTACCTAGTCCTGACTGCCATCTACAGCATATGGGAAGATGTCTGGCATGGGAATGCGGGTTGGGGCTTGGAAATTGGCGGTCCAGATTGGTTCTTTGCTGTGAAGAATTTGGCCCTCCTCGTTCTTACATTCCCGAGCCATATCCTTTTCAACAGGTTTATGTGGAGTTTCACAAAACAGACAGACTCAATGCCGTTGATAACTATGCCCCTTAATCTGCCATCGATCATAATAACAGATGTGCTGAAGATTAGGATATTAGGGCTCTTGGGAATTGTTTATTCCCTGGTCCAGTATCTAATGTCTAGACAACAGTACATCTCAGGGTTAAAGTACATTTAG